A portion of the Cryptomeria japonica chromosome 5, Sugi_1.0, whole genome shotgun sequence genome contains these proteins:
- the LOC131074994 gene encoding probable xyloglucan endotransglucosylase/hydrolase protein 7: protein MEREEGLFLFIVLNGFLVMSVLASPAVFWEDFRITWADDHIKQTSELDGHAIQLRLDQTSGSGFASKKYYLFGRISMKIKLVPGDLAGTVTAFYMNSDTDTMRDEVDFEFLGNRSGQPYTVQTNVFAHGKGDREQRVNLWFDPSAEFHTYSILWNHYHIVFSVDNIPIRVYKNNEAKGILYPKSQPMGIYSTLWNADNWATRGGLEKIDWSKAPFNAYYKEFDIEACSIPGGASCLSNITNWWEGLNYRSLSRVQARNYRWVRLNHMVYDYCTDKSRYPIPPRECLAGM, encoded by the exons ATGGAGAGAGAGGAgggtttatttttgtttattgttttaaatGGGTTTCTGGTGATGTCTGTCTTGGCATCCCCTGCAGTCTTTTGGGAAGACTTTCGCATAACATGGGCAGATGATCACATCAAGCAAACCAGTGAATTAGATGGCCATGCCATTCAGCTTCGTTTGGATCAAACCTCAG GCTCAGGATTTGCTTCAAAGAAGTAT TATCTTTTTGGTCGAATTAGCATGAAAATCAAACTTGTTCCTGGTGATTTAGCTGGAACAGTGACTGCTTTTTAT ATGAATTCGGACACAGACACCATGAGGGATGAAGTGGACTTTGAATTTTTGGGGAACAGATCAGGACAGCCATATACTGTCCAAACAAATGTTTTTGCCCATGGCAAGGGTGACAGAGAACAGAGAGTAAACCTCTGGTTTGATCCTTCTGCAGAATTCCACACCTACTCTATTCTATGGAACCATTATCATATAGT ATTCTCAGTAGATAATATACCAATCAGAGTATATAAAAACAATGAAGCAAAAGGGATTCTTTATCCAAAGTCTCAGCCCATGGGAATATATTCTACTCTGTGGAATGCAGATAACTGGGCTACAAGAGGAGGGCTAGAGAAGATAGACTGGAGTAAAGCACCATTCAATGCTTATTACAAAGAATTTGATATAGAAGCATGTTCAATCCCTGGAGGAGCTAGCTGTCTCTCTAACATCACTAATTGGTGGGAAGGTTTGAACTACAGGAGTCTCAGTCGTGTACAGGCGAGGAATTACAGGTGGGTGAGACTGAATCACATGGTATATGACTACTGTACAGACAAATCCAGATACCCAATTCCCCCACGGGAGTGTTTGGCTGGCATGTGA